The Streptomyces cynarae genome contains a region encoding:
- a CDS encoding DNA topoisomerase IB, which produces MRLRHSRPCDPGYTRRRRGRGFQYLDASGNVLTDASEIERIKGLVIPPAWEDVWICRHPHGHLQAVGTDAAGRRQYLYHPGFRAQQEESKHEHVLEVADALPRLREAVEAHLGLRGLTRDRVLATGARLLDLGFFRMGSERYADMNNSYGLTTLLRRHARTSRGRIVFNYPAKHGKDLVQAVGDDAILRALTSLLRRRGGGDRLLAYWQPPGWHEVSGDDLNTYLREVSGVAVTAKDFRTWHATVLASVALGVSQPAARSETGRRRAIARAVREVADYLGNTPAVCRASYINPRVIELFEEGVTVAPSLDRLGDGAAFGVPATQGAIEKAVVHMIRTGRPPAGRGTDLI; this is translated from the coding sequence GTGCGTCTGCGTCACAGTCGTCCCTGCGATCCGGGCTACACGCGCAGGCGCCGCGGTCGGGGGTTCCAGTATCTCGACGCCTCCGGGAACGTTCTGACGGATGCGTCGGAAATCGAGCGGATCAAGGGGCTGGTCATTCCTCCCGCCTGGGAGGACGTATGGATCTGCCGTCATCCCCACGGCCACCTCCAGGCCGTCGGCACCGATGCCGCAGGACGCCGCCAGTACCTCTACCACCCCGGGTTCCGGGCCCAGCAGGAGGAGAGCAAACACGAGCACGTCCTGGAGGTCGCCGATGCGCTGCCGCGCCTGCGGGAAGCCGTGGAAGCCCACCTCGGCCTCCGAGGACTGACCCGGGACCGTGTCCTCGCCACCGGCGCGCGCCTGCTCGACCTCGGCTTCTTCCGCATGGGAAGCGAGCGCTACGCGGACATGAACAACTCCTACGGCCTGACCACGCTGCTGCGCCGGCACGCCAGGACCTCGCGGGGACGCATCGTCTTCAACTATCCGGCCAAACACGGCAAGGATCTGGTACAGGCCGTGGGGGACGACGCCATACTCCGAGCGCTCACCTCCCTGCTGCGGCGGCGAGGGGGAGGCGACCGGCTGTTGGCCTACTGGCAGCCGCCCGGCTGGCACGAGGTCTCGGGCGACGACCTCAACACCTATCTGAGGGAGGTCAGCGGCGTGGCCGTCACCGCGAAGGACTTCCGTACCTGGCACGCCACCGTCCTGGCCTCCGTCGCCCTCGGCGTCTCACAGCCCGCGGCCCGCAGCGAGACCGGGCGACGCCGGGCGATCGCCCGTGCCGTCAGGGAGGTCGCCGACTACCTGGGCAATACGCCGGCGGTCTGTCGCGCCTCCTACATCAACCCGCGCGTGATCGAACTCTTCGAGGAAGGCGTCACCGTCGCCCCGTCCCTGGACCGGCTGGGGGACGGGGCCGCCTTCGGTGTCCCGGC
- a CDS encoding maleylpyruvate isomerase family mycothiol-dependent enzyme: MGTASPAGHPLPYDIYRQAIERETLRFAEVVRGADPGTGVPSCPDWTLAELTRHVGALQRWFSTLLSRLVQEPPRSRDLELGLPERAQEYADWVAEGVAAVAEVLRATDPQAGMWAWGEDQHARFWARRMLCETLVHRVDAERAVGRESEIDPVLAADGVDEFLVNLPYAGLFAPAVTKLHGNGEVIAFRCADSAGGTGEEWRVRLDPDGFHLLAPAAADEAPTGAVTAGVRGQAADLLLLLYGRRSYRDSAFDVSGEVAVLDRWFAHTAF, from the coding sequence ATGGGAACGGCGAGCCCGGCAGGGCACCCTCTGCCGTACGACATCTACCGGCAGGCGATCGAGCGGGAGACGCTGCGCTTCGCCGAGGTGGTGAGAGGTGCGGACCCCGGGACCGGCGTACCCTCCTGCCCGGACTGGACCCTGGCCGAACTCACCCGGCACGTCGGGGCGTTGCAGCGCTGGTTCAGCACACTGCTGTCCCGGCTGGTGCAGGAGCCTCCGCGCAGCCGCGACCTGGAACTCGGGCTGCCGGAACGCGCGCAGGAGTATGCCGACTGGGTGGCGGAGGGCGTAGCCGCGGTGGCGGAGGTGCTGCGGGCCACGGATCCTCAGGCGGGGATGTGGGCCTGGGGCGAGGACCAGCATGCGCGGTTCTGGGCCCGCCGGATGCTGTGCGAGACGCTGGTGCACCGGGTGGACGCGGAGCGGGCCGTCGGCCGGGAGTCGGAGATCGATCCCGTGCTGGCGGCGGACGGGGTGGACGAGTTCCTCGTCAACCTGCCCTACGCGGGTCTCTTCGCGCCGGCGGTGACCAAGTTGCACGGCAACGGCGAGGTCATCGCCTTCCGGTGCGCGGACTCGGCCGGCGGTACCGGCGAGGAGTGGCGGGTGCGACTGGATCCGGACGGTTTTCACCTGCTGGCACCGGCAGCAGCCGATGAGGCGCCGACCGGGGCGGTGACGGCGGGGGTCCGGGGGCAGGCGGCGGACCTCCTGCTCCTGCTCTACGGCCGGCGGTCGTACCGGGACTCCGCCTTCGACGTCTCGGGAGAGGTCGCGGTACTGGACCGCTGGTTCGCCCACACGGCGTTCTGA
- a CDS encoding RICIN domain-containing protein, with protein MPEGTPRRPADRRRRRAAAFLTFLGAVAALLLPATEAHAATVSFTTGATRTDQNGNALQLHGLGIIKVGSTWYGFGEDKTGETSSDTSFQDIPCYTSTDLGTWTYQGVALARQSSGDLGPGRIVERPKVIYNASTSTYVMYMHIDSTDYSEAKVGVATSSTPCGPYTYQGSFRPLGNLSRDIGLFQDTDGTAYLLSEDRNNGLRIDKLSADYLSVDSAVAVLGGSGSNSVEAPAMVKVNGVYYVFGSHLTGWSLNDNIYATATSLGGPWSAFRNFAAPGTHTYGSQTANVITVQGTSGTTYIYAGDRWNTSDLGSSKLIWLPLTIRGRTVNLGQYPTWSLDAGAGTWTADSGLPTAGVHTLTDVNSTLLMDVSGGSTSNGAKVIQWTSTGGTNQQWTFTRVGDNVYTLKSVNSGLCLDVPNQSTDTGLQLQQWTCNGGTNQQWFLDLVGSYTGSTYMLAGVGSDLNIGAAGGSTTKGTAVDQETGTGATSQQWNLS; from the coding sequence ATGCCCGAGGGAACACCCCGCCGGCCCGCGGACCGCCGGCGCCGCAGAGCCGCCGCCTTTCTGACGTTTCTCGGAGCCGTGGCGGCACTGCTGCTCCCGGCCACCGAGGCGCACGCGGCCACCGTGTCGTTCACCACCGGCGCCACACGCACCGACCAGAACGGGAACGCGCTACAGCTGCACGGCCTCGGCATCATCAAGGTGGGGAGCACCTGGTACGGCTTCGGCGAGGACAAGACCGGCGAGACCTCGTCGGACACGTCGTTCCAGGACATACCCTGCTACACCTCGACCGACCTGGGCACCTGGACCTACCAGGGCGTCGCCCTGGCCAGACAGAGCAGCGGCGACCTGGGGCCGGGCCGCATCGTGGAGCGTCCCAAGGTCATCTACAACGCCTCGACGAGCACGTACGTGATGTACATGCACATCGACAGCACCGACTACTCCGAGGCCAAGGTCGGTGTGGCGACCAGCAGTACCCCGTGCGGTCCGTACACCTACCAGGGAAGCTTCCGTCCGCTGGGCAACCTCAGCCGTGACATCGGCCTGTTCCAGGACACCGACGGCACCGCCTATCTGCTGAGCGAGGACCGCAACAACGGCCTGCGCATCGACAAGCTCTCCGCCGACTACCTCTCCGTGGACAGTGCGGTGGCGGTGCTGGGCGGCAGTGGCAGCAACAGCGTCGAGGCACCCGCCATGGTGAAGGTCAACGGCGTCTACTACGTGTTCGGCTCCCATCTCACCGGGTGGAGCCTGAACGACAACATCTACGCCACCGCCACGTCACTGGGCGGCCCCTGGTCGGCGTTCCGGAACTTCGCCGCTCCCGGAACCCACACCTACGGCAGCCAGACGGCGAACGTCATCACGGTCCAGGGCACCTCCGGGACCACCTACATCTACGCGGGCGACCGCTGGAACACCTCCGACCTCGGCTCCTCGAAGCTGATCTGGCTGCCGCTGACCATCAGGGGACGCACGGTGAACCTCGGTCAGTACCCCACGTGGTCCCTCGACGCCGGCGCCGGCACCTGGACCGCCGACAGCGGCCTTCCCACGGCAGGGGTCCACACCCTCACCGACGTCAACAGCACTCTGCTGATGGACGTGTCGGGCGGCTCCACATCGAACGGCGCCAAGGTCATCCAGTGGACGTCCACCGGCGGCACCAACCAGCAGTGGACCTTCACCCGGGTCGGGGACAACGTCTACACCCTGAAGAGCGTGAACAGCGGCCTGTGCCTGGACGTGCCGAACCAGTCGACCGACACCGGCCTGCAACTGCAGCAGTGGACGTGCAACGGCGGCACGAACCAGCAGTGGTTCCTCGACCTGGTGGGCAGTTACACCGGCAGCACGTACATGCTGGCCGGTGTGGGCAGCGACCTGAACATCGGTGCGGCGGGCGGTTCCACCACCAAGGGAACGGCGGTGGACCAGGAAACGGGCACCGGCGCGACGAGCCAGCAGTGGAATCTCTCCTGA
- a CDS encoding LacI family DNA-binding transcriptional regulator, with protein MQESAPVPVPDAKSSQEPADRPRSVSIWDVAKVAGVSHQTVSRVVNGNPKVRQSTRDRVLQVIEEMGYKPNRLARALAGGPVRSVTVLTSDTTLYGASLALRGIEEAARAADFTVAISVLDEDAAESPNEVASRPARPGEPVLVIAFNAPGARAWQTLSAEFPAAAVVERPEEGRGDDRPVAWIDDRSAAAQATRYLLGLGHRTVHYMAIPSSTTRIGQRACGWREALADAGRPVPEPVEGGWSPRSGYLAARALVADPEVTALLCGNDDLALGVLRAAREAGRDVPGDLSVMGFDDVPHAAFAHPALTTVRLDFDGLGRGAFGMLHRLLDPQNAPAPALWAEPELIVRDSTGPAPGRTG; from the coding sequence ATGCAGGAATCGGCCCCGGTCCCCGTGCCGGACGCGAAGTCGTCCCAGGAACCCGCCGACCGGCCGCGGTCGGTCAGCATCTGGGACGTGGCGAAAGTGGCCGGGGTCTCGCATCAGACCGTCTCCCGGGTCGTCAACGGCAACCCGAAGGTGCGCCAGTCGACCCGGGACCGGGTGCTGCAGGTGATCGAGGAGATGGGCTACAAGCCCAACCGACTGGCGCGGGCACTGGCCGGCGGACCGGTCCGGTCCGTGACCGTGCTGACCTCCGACACCACTCTGTACGGTGCCTCGCTGGCGCTGCGCGGTATCGAGGAGGCCGCCCGGGCGGCCGACTTCACGGTGGCCATCAGCGTCCTGGACGAGGACGCGGCGGAGTCTCCGAACGAGGTGGCGTCCCGGCCGGCCCGCCCCGGTGAGCCGGTGCTGGTGATCGCCTTCAACGCACCGGGAGCGCGTGCCTGGCAGACACTGTCGGCCGAGTTCCCCGCGGCGGCGGTCGTCGAGCGGCCGGAGGAGGGACGCGGCGACGACCGACCGGTGGCGTGGATCGACGACCGGTCGGCGGCCGCGCAGGCCACCCGCTACCTGCTCGGCCTCGGGCACCGGACCGTCCACTACATGGCCATCCCTTCGTCGACCACCCGCATCGGCCAGCGCGCCTGCGGCTGGCGGGAGGCTCTCGCGGACGCGGGGCGGCCGGTACCCGAGCCGGTAGAGGGCGGTTGGAGCCCGCGATCGGGGTATCTGGCCGCACGTGCCCTGGTGGCCGACCCGGAGGTCACCGCCCTTCTGTGCGGCAACGACGACCTGGCGCTCGGGGTGCTGCGCGCGGCCCGGGAAGCCGGCCGTGACGTGCCGGGAGACCTGAGCGTCATGGGCTTCGACGACGTACCGCATGCGGCGTTCGCACATCCGGCCCTCACCACGGTCCGACTGGACTTCGACGGGCTGGGACGCGGTGCCTTCGGCATGTTGCACCGGCTGCTGGACCCGCAGAACGCGCCCGCGCCGGCGCTGTGGGCCGAGCCCGAACTCATCGTCCGGGACAGTACCGGCCCGGCGCCCGGCCGGACCGGCTGA
- a CDS encoding CBM35 domain-containing protein: MPVATRTRGGPPPRRTGPGRSVFSGALLAATALVGATLAGTQTAAAATQTFTVDLGTTTGAVLRGSNGALYGQSDDGVPGDGLLAPLKLTTGSQKPPNGAQHPNGDIMQVAPSFFRNGGGTMYTNIQDEYSDWPYQNLGISDYLTKVDTAVNAVKSTSWANKVVFVPFNEPDGNWYTGLGSSNSSTYASALNSFESDWSTVYRRIKSDFPGAKIGGPNTANFNSKFFGDFLTYAKANNQLPDVFTWHELGPGSLADYRSHYSTYRSLESVRGISPITINIDEYSNRRDLSVPGQMVQWAAMFEDTKVYAEQPYWDIAGNMDGNTVHTNIPNGTWWFWHWYAQMTGQTVQTTPPQANTIDTLQGIASLDTSRQQAQVIVGGSATDTNVVINHIPSATFGSNVEVSVQALDWSGYEGNSAPPRTISRAAYTPSGGSITVPLTGLNSMSAYRITVTPNGGGTAATPSVPYSASYEAENAAITDGTIATQGTVSNANGYAASGTKDVGFLTQSDSKVVFTVSVPSTGTYNLRVFYGNQNGSPSQQVLRVDGANPRFVNYPSTLNWQYRSTVTVPVSLSAGSHTISLAVTDPTLGTSAGQVTLDKIDLTAAQSTPETVYEATLADVSGSPAYSYSDIGETGTGRLTMTSGDSATFDTYAPTDGYYTVKTDYASVGGSSNLALNGTTVATYGSSGGASTTSSARLYLAAGINRVTVSPSSGTTLTLRDLKVDGSGDTTGVTKYEAENATLAGAARIQSNTWTSGGKDVGYIGNGSANTLTFGNVDAATAGRYTVVIHYAENDRAGTGNYNTNVKSRTAQLSVNGGTATTLTFRNTYSWSDFWSLPTTVTLNAGTNTLTLSNPSAYAPDIDYIEVAPVNG; the protein is encoded by the coding sequence ATGCCTGTTGCCACCCGCACCCGCGGCGGCCCGCCGCCGCGACGTACCGGACCCGGCAGAAGCGTGTTCTCCGGCGCGCTGTTGGCGGCGACCGCCCTGGTCGGCGCCACGCTCGCCGGAACCCAGACGGCCGCCGCGGCGACCCAGACGTTCACGGTGGACCTCGGCACCACCACCGGTGCCGTACTGCGCGGTTCGAACGGCGCGCTCTACGGGCAGAGCGACGACGGAGTTCCCGGAGACGGTCTGCTGGCGCCGCTGAAGCTGACCACCGGCTCCCAGAAGCCCCCGAACGGCGCCCAGCACCCCAACGGCGACATCATGCAGGTCGCCCCGTCGTTCTTCCGCAACGGCGGCGGCACGATGTACACCAACATCCAGGACGAGTACTCGGACTGGCCGTACCAGAACCTCGGGATCAGCGACTACCTCACCAAGGTCGACACCGCGGTCAACGCCGTCAAGAGCACCTCCTGGGCGAACAAGGTGGTCTTCGTCCCGTTCAACGAGCCGGACGGCAACTGGTACACAGGGCTCGGCAGCTCCAACTCCAGCACCTACGCCTCGGCCCTGAACAGCTTCGAGTCCGACTGGAGCACCGTCTACCGGCGCATCAAGAGCGACTTCCCCGGCGCGAAGATAGGCGGGCCCAACACCGCCAACTTCAACAGCAAGTTCTTCGGCGACTTCCTCACCTACGCCAAGGCCAACAACCAGCTTCCGGACGTGTTCACCTGGCACGAGCTGGGCCCCGGCTCGCTCGCCGACTACCGCAGCCACTACAGCACCTACCGCTCCCTGGAGAGCGTCCGCGGCATCAGCCCCATCACCATCAACATCGACGAGTACTCCAACCGGCGCGACCTGTCGGTGCCCGGGCAGATGGTGCAGTGGGCCGCGATGTTCGAGGACACCAAGGTCTATGCCGAGCAGCCGTACTGGGACATCGCCGGCAACATGGACGGCAACACCGTCCACACCAACATCCCCAACGGCACCTGGTGGTTCTGGCACTGGTACGCCCAGATGACCGGCCAGACCGTCCAGACCACACCGCCGCAGGCCAACACCATCGACACCCTGCAGGGCATCGCCTCCCTGGACACCTCCCGCCAGCAGGCGCAGGTGATCGTCGGCGGATCGGCCACCGACACCAACGTGGTGATCAACCACATCCCCTCCGCCACCTTCGGCAGCAACGTCGAAGTCTCCGTCCAGGCCCTGGACTGGAGTGGCTACGAGGGCAACTCCGCCCCGCCGCGGACCATCTCCCGCGCCGCCTACACCCCCTCCGGCGGCTCCATCACCGTGCCGCTCACCGGTCTGAACAGCATGTCCGCCTACCGGATCACGGTCACCCCCAACGGCGGAGGCACCGCCGCCACCCCGAGCGTGCCCTACAGCGCCTCCTACGAGGCCGAGAACGCCGCCATCACCGACGGCACCATCGCCACCCAGGGCACCGTGAGCAACGCCAACGGCTACGCCGCCTCGGGCACCAAGGACGTCGGCTTCCTGACCCAGAGCGACAGCAAGGTCGTCTTCACCGTCAGCGTCCCCTCGACGGGTACCTACAACCTGCGCGTCTTCTACGGCAACCAGAACGGGTCCCCCTCGCAGCAGGTCCTGCGCGTCGACGGCGCCAACCCCCGGTTCGTGAACTACCCCTCGACGCTGAACTGGCAGTACCGCTCCACGGTCACCGTCCCGGTCAGCCTGAGCGCGGGCAGCCACACCATCTCGCTCGCCGTGACCGACCCCACGCTCGGCACCTCCGCCGGCCAGGTCACCCTGGACAAGATCGACCTCACCGCCGCGCAGAGCACCCCGGAGACGGTGTACGAGGCGACGCTCGCCGACGTCAGCGGAAGCCCGGCCTACTCGTACAGTGACATCGGCGAGACCGGCACCGGCCGCCTCACCATGACCTCCGGTGACAGCGCCACCTTCGACACCTACGCCCCCACCGACGGCTACTACACGGTCAAGACCGACTACGCCTCCGTCGGCGGCAGCAGCAACCTCGCCCTGAACGGCACCACCGTGGCCACCTACGGCTCCTCCGGCGGCGCCTCCACCACCTCCAGCGCCCGCCTGTACCTGGCGGCCGGCATCAACCGCGTCACCGTCAGCCCAAGCAGCGGCACCACCCTCACCCTGCGCGACCTGAAGGTGGACGGCTCCGGTGACACCACCGGCGTCACCAAGTACGAGGCCGAGAACGCCACCCTGGCCGGCGCCGCGAGGATCCAGTCCAACACCTGGACCTCCGGCGGGAAGGACGTCGGCTACATCGGCAACGGCTCCGCCAACACCCTCACCTTCGGCAACGTCGACGCCGCCACCGCCGGCCGGTACACGGTCGTGATCCACTACGCCGAGAACGACCGGGCGGGCACCGGCAACTACAACACCAACGTCAAGTCCCGTACCGCCCAGCTGTCGGTCAACGGAGGCACCGCCACCACGCTGACCTTCCGCAACACCTACAGCTGGAGCGACTTCTGGTCACTGCCCACCACCGTCACCCTCAACGCCGGAACCAACACCCTCACCCTCTCCAACCCCTCCGCCTACGCACCCGACATCGACTACATCGAGGTCGCGCCGGTCAACGGCTGA
- a CDS encoding PP2C family protein-serine/threonine phosphatase has protein sequence MMATVAVVDVVVGPSMHFLPLVSLGPAFAPLVGGWRRTACVGGTALLLCVGLAWYDNLTDVRRGSMTFASVVGVTIAGLLAVSMRRKREAELDSVRSIAEAAQRVLLKPVPRLAGRLRAAVSYTSAVAEARIGGDLYEVVAASQGVRVIVGDVQGNGLEAVETAAVVLGAFREAALDEADLVRVGRRLERSVARQLDGEKFVTAILAEVSGHQATFLNFGHPAPMVIRSDGTMHLPEPPAYALPLGLGEHGPAEPEPFGTDFLPGDQLLLYTDGIIEARDADGRFYPLTERAYLLKEPDPEAALESLRQDLLQHVNGPLQDDAAMLLLRYR, from the coding sequence ATGATGGCTACGGTCGCGGTGGTCGACGTCGTAGTCGGCCCGTCCATGCACTTCCTGCCCCTGGTGTCGCTGGGACCGGCGTTCGCCCCTCTCGTGGGCGGCTGGAGACGCACCGCGTGCGTCGGCGGGACAGCGCTGCTGCTGTGCGTCGGCCTGGCCTGGTACGACAACCTGACCGACGTGCGGCGCGGCTCCATGACCTTCGCCTCCGTCGTGGGGGTCACCATCGCCGGGCTCCTGGCCGTGTCCATGCGCCGGAAGCGGGAGGCGGAGCTGGACAGCGTCCGGTCGATCGCCGAGGCGGCCCAGCGGGTGCTGCTCAAGCCGGTGCCTCGGCTTGCCGGCCGTCTGAGAGCGGCCGTCTCCTACACGTCCGCTGTCGCCGAGGCCCGGATCGGCGGAGACCTGTACGAAGTCGTCGCCGCATCCCAGGGCGTTCGGGTCATCGTGGGGGACGTCCAGGGCAACGGACTGGAGGCGGTGGAGACCGCGGCCGTGGTTCTCGGGGCCTTCCGGGAGGCCGCGCTGGACGAAGCGGACCTGGTGCGGGTCGGACGCAGGCTCGAGCGGTCTGTCGCCCGGCAACTGGACGGCGAGAAGTTCGTCACCGCCATCCTTGCCGAGGTGAGCGGGCATCAGGCCACGTTCCTCAACTTCGGCCACCCCGCACCCATGGTGATCCGGTCCGACGGGACCATGCACCTTCCCGAACCGCCCGCGTACGCGCTCCCGCTGGGCCTCGGTGAACACGGCCCGGCCGAACCGGAGCCGTTCGGCACCGACTTCCTCCCGGGCGACCAACTTCTGCTGTACACCGACGGGATCATCGAGGCACGTGATGCCGACGGCCGGTTCTATCCCCTCACCGAACGCGCGTACCTGCTCAAGGAACCGGACCCCGAGGCGGCGTTGGAATCCCTGCGCCAGGACCTGCTCCAGCATGTGAACGGCCCGCTCCAGGACGACGCGGCGATGCTGCTGCTCCGGTACCGGTGA
- a CDS encoding PepSY-associated TM helix domain-containing protein, protein MPTPPSPTTDESAQSVAPSPSRWAPLRPLVLRLHFHAGLLVAPFLLTAALTGFLYAASFQAEKIVYADELTVPVGGGKLPISEQVAAARRAHPEGALSAVRPSPAKDATTRVLLSGVPGVAEDHTLAVFVDPYTGKVRGAMEQYGSTGALPLRTWIDEFHRDLHLGENGRLYSELAASWLWVIAGGGLVLWFARRRSQRAVRGTSGRRRTLGLHGTVGVWAAAGFFFLSATGLTWSTYAGANVDELRTSLGQATPSVSAAVSGEHAGHGSAAATGGGEHGVGLDAVLAAARGEGLSDPVEIVPPADATSAYVVKQVQRSWPGKQDSVAVDPATGDVTDVVRFADYPVLAKLTRWGIDLHTGVLFGIVNQIALMALALCLVLLIVWGYRMWWQRGRAGAFGRPIPRGAWQQVPPQILVPCMAAVAVLGYFVPLLGIPLAAFIAVDVVLGEIAHRRGRRAVGGRAA, encoded by the coding sequence ATGCCCACCCCTCCCTCGCCCACGACGGACGAGTCCGCGCAGTCCGTCGCCCCCTCACCTTCACGATGGGCGCCCTTGCGCCCCCTGGTACTGCGCCTGCACTTCCACGCCGGCCTTCTCGTCGCCCCGTTCCTGCTGACAGCCGCCCTGACGGGATTCCTTTACGCCGCCTCGTTCCAGGCGGAGAAGATCGTCTACGCCGACGAGCTGACCGTCCCGGTCGGCGGTGGCAAGCTGCCGATCAGCGAGCAGGTCGCCGCCGCCCGCAGGGCCCACCCCGAGGGCGCGCTGTCCGCCGTACGGCCCTCCCCGGCGAAGGACGCCACCACCAGGGTGCTGCTGTCCGGCGTCCCCGGCGTCGCCGAGGACCACACACTCGCCGTGTTCGTCGACCCGTACACCGGGAAGGTGCGCGGCGCCATGGAGCAGTACGGCTCCACCGGCGCCCTGCCGCTGCGCACCTGGATCGACGAGTTCCACCGCGACCTGCACCTCGGCGAGAACGGGCGGCTCTACAGCGAACTCGCCGCCAGCTGGCTGTGGGTGATCGCCGGTGGGGGCCTCGTGCTGTGGTTCGCGCGCCGGCGTTCACAGCGCGCGGTGCGCGGCACGAGCGGCCGCCGCCGCACCCTCGGTCTGCACGGGACGGTCGGCGTGTGGGCCGCCGCCGGGTTCTTCTTCCTCTCGGCGACGGGCCTGACGTGGTCCACCTACGCGGGGGCCAACGTCGACGAACTGCGCACCTCGCTCGGCCAGGCCACCCCGTCGGTCTCGGCGGCGGTGAGCGGCGAGCACGCGGGTCACGGCTCGGCGGCGGCCACCGGCGGCGGCGAGCACGGCGTGGGCCTCGACGCGGTGTTGGCGGCGGCACGCGGGGAGGGGCTGAGCGACCCGGTGGAGATCGTCCCGCCCGCCGACGCGACCTCCGCGTACGTCGTGAAGCAGGTGCAGCGCAGCTGGCCCGGGAAGCAGGACTCGGTCGCCGTCGATCCGGCCACCGGCGACGTCACCGACGTTGTGCGCTTCGCGGACTACCCGGTCCTTGCCAAGCTGACCCGTTGGGGCATCGACCTGCACACCGGCGTCCTCTTCGGGATCGTCAACCAGATCGCCCTGATGGCGCTCGCGCTCTGCCTGGTCCTGCTGATCGTCTGGGGATACCGCATGTGGTGGCAGCGCGGCCGGGCCGGGGCGTTCGGGCGGCCGATCCCGCGCGGCGCCTGGCAGCAGGTGCCGCCACAGATCCTCGTGCCCTGCATGGCGGCGGTTGCGGTCCTCGGCTACTTCGTGCCGCTGCTCGGCATACCGCTCGCGGCGTTCATCGCGGTGGACGTCGTGCTGGGGGAGATCGCCCATCGGCGCGGCAGGCGCGCCGTCGGCGGCCGCGCGGCGTGA
- a CDS encoding peptide deformylase, giving the protein MGSPRDHKPLAEQVEELLAAGGPLPIVAAGHPVLRSGAEPFDGQLGPALLARFVEALRVTMHAAPGVGLAAPQVGVALRIAVIEDPAPVPEEVRVVRGRVPQPFRVLVNPSYEAVGTERAAFFEGCLSVPGWQAVVARHARVRLRALDEHGAAVDEEFTGWPARIVQHETDHLDGTLYLDRAELRSLSSNEAVAARWGGPTPERAARELGFTLPD; this is encoded by the coding sequence ATGGGATCTCCGCGTGACCACAAGCCCCTGGCCGAGCAGGTCGAGGAACTGCTCGCCGCCGGTGGCCCGTTGCCGATCGTCGCCGCCGGTCATCCGGTGCTGCGCTCCGGCGCCGAGCCGTTCGACGGGCAGTTGGGGCCCGCGCTGCTGGCCCGCTTCGTCGAGGCCCTGCGCGTGACGATGCACGCCGCGCCGGGCGTGGGTCTCGCCGCGCCCCAGGTCGGGGTGGCGTTGCGGATCGCGGTGATCGAGGACCCGGCGCCGGTCCCGGAGGAGGTCCGGGTGGTGCGCGGGCGGGTGCCGCAGCCGTTCCGGGTGCTGGTCAACCCGTCGTACGAGGCGGTCGGCACCGAGCGCGCCGCGTTCTTCGAAGGCTGTCTGAGCGTGCCCGGCTGGCAGGCCGTGGTGGCCCGGCACGCCCGGGTGCGGCTGCGGGCGCTGGACGAGCACGGGGCCGCCGTGGACGAGGAGTTCACGGGCTGGCCGGCGCGCATCGTCCAGCACGAGACGGACCACCTGGACGGCACGCTCTACCTGGACCGCGCCGAGCTGCGCTCGTTGTCGTCGAACGAGGCGGTGGCGGCGCGCTGGGGCGGGCCGACGCCGGAACGGGCAGCGCGGGAACTGGGATTCACGCTGCCCGACTGA